One segment of Pseudomonas pohangensis DNA contains the following:
- a CDS encoding lysophospholipid acyltransferase family protein — MQKQAGLWDWLMQYYFRLEIAGWDKLPAQPSLLIGVHSGGPLTMDAWTVNMAWWRHFQGSRTLHATAHDVLMQNKLLGRYFRRMGTISPSGESIQAAFQRGDDVILWPGGEVDAYRKWTKRDQAVLGGRKGFIRLAIRSGVPIVPVATIGGHDTLFVLSEGRGLAKLLKLKERMRVEVAPITFSMPFGVALHLLPLQHIPLPAKIRTELLEPIYLDSDPAKADDEDYVNRIYAEVESRIQAGMDRLAKKRRFPLFG, encoded by the coding sequence ATGCAAAAGCAGGCAGGGCTATGGGACTGGCTGATGCAGTATTACTTCCGTCTGGAAATTGCTGGCTGGGATAAATTACCGGCACAGCCTTCCTTGCTGATTGGCGTGCACTCCGGCGGCCCGCTGACAATGGATGCCTGGACCGTCAACATGGCCTGGTGGCGGCATTTTCAGGGATCACGCACCTTGCATGCCACGGCCCATGATGTGCTGATGCAGAACAAGCTGCTCGGCCGATATTTTCGTCGTATGGGGACTATTTCGCCCTCGGGTGAAAGTATTCAGGCGGCGTTCCAGCGCGGCGATGATGTGATTCTCTGGCCCGGTGGCGAGGTTGATGCGTACCGCAAATGGACCAAGCGCGATCAGGCGGTACTCGGCGGGCGCAAGGGCTTCATCAGGCTGGCGATTCGCAGTGGCGTGCCCATCGTGCCGGTCGCCACTATCGGCGGGCATGACACGCTGTTCGTGCTCTCCGAGGGGCGCGGTCTGGCCAAACTGCTCAAGCTCAAGGAGCGGATGCGCGTCGAGGTTGCCCCGATTACCTTCAGCATGCCTTTCGGTGTAGCTTTGCATCTGTTGCCGCTGCAGCACATTCCGCTGCCGGCAAAAATCCGTACCGAGTTGCTGGAGCCCATCTATCTTGATAGCGACCCTGCAAAAGCCGATGACGAGGACTACGTCAACCGGATCTATGCGGAAGTCGAAAGCCGTATCCAGGCCGGCATGGACCGGCTGGCGAAGAAGCGCCGTTTCCCGCTTTTCGGCTGA
- a CDS encoding LysR family transcriptional regulator produces MDLKRIRHALALAEEMNFIRAAEKVHLSQPAFSRSIQALENELGLPLFDRSKQGLAITAVGAQFLARARRLAHEARNLERDMALTRNGEIGQVSFGFGPLPAASMAPKLLQQLRQGRAEFRVSLLVNNSAHLLTSLLNEEIEFFIADTHDIQAGSEIAVTPLTRQHGPFVCRAGHPLLALDNPQLQDLLPYRFASLNIPKDHADLLHHVFGVAPDQPLPVVLECDDISVLTQVVCNEELILIISHAAVAREIAAGLLCPLQVDGMPPLFAEMGIVQLRGRTLSPAAQLVIGTLQEQILIDQVAN; encoded by the coding sequence ATGGATCTGAAGCGCATTCGTCACGCCCTGGCGCTGGCCGAAGAAATGAATTTCATCCGCGCTGCCGAAAAAGTGCACCTCAGCCAGCCGGCCTTCAGTCGCAGCATTCAGGCTCTGGAAAATGAACTGGGCTTACCGCTGTTTGATCGCAGCAAGCAGGGTCTGGCGATCACCGCAGTCGGCGCCCAGTTCCTCGCCCGCGCCAGACGCCTGGCCCATGAGGCACGCAATCTGGAGCGCGACATGGCGCTGACCCGTAACGGCGAAATTGGTCAGGTGAGCTTTGGTTTCGGCCCACTTCCGGCGGCCAGCATGGCGCCAAAATTACTGCAGCAGTTGCGCCAAGGACGGGCGGAATTCCGTGTTTCCTTGCTGGTGAACAATTCAGCGCATCTGCTGACCAGCCTGCTCAATGAGGAGATAGAGTTCTTCATCGCGGACACCCATGACATTCAGGCTGGCAGTGAAATAGCTGTAACCCCGCTGACCAGACAGCACGGCCCGTTTGTTTGCCGGGCAGGCCATCCGCTGCTGGCACTGGACAACCCGCAACTGCAGGATCTGCTGCCCTACCGCTTCGCCTCGCTGAACATTCCCAAAGACCACGCCGACCTGCTGCACCATGTGTTTGGCGTCGCGCCGGATCAGCCACTGCCGGTGGTGCTGGAGTGCGATGACATCAGCGTCCTGACCCAGGTTGTGTGCAATGAGGAGCTGATCCTGATCATCTCGCACGCAGCTGTCGCCAGAGAGATAGCTGCCGGACTGTTGTGCCCGCTGCAGGTGGATGGCATGCCGCCGCTGTTTGCCGAAATGGGTATCGTGCAATTGCGCGGCAGGACACTGTCGCCCGCTGCGCAGCTGGTTATTGGCACGCTGCAGGAACAGATACTGATTGATCAGGTTGCAAACTAG
- a CDS encoding DUF2845 domain-containing protein — translation MTLADLADEFAINSRINSRMFMALMFTRPDWAAGLVFSQRLPLQVVARLTILKSVAHYAERLTCILRACQTENKESPMKALHFLLPLAALLAATPSFAEDGTDTDLRCGTNLVETGAAKADVLSWCGEPTSKEGEQWVYNRGDTQPTIVVYFSADDTVGRITALPMD, via the coding sequence ATGACCCTAGCTGATCTGGCGGATGAATTCGCAATCAATAGCCGGATAAATAGCCGGATGTTTATGGCGCTGATGTTCACTCGCCCGGATTGGGCGGCGGGCCTGGTTTTTTCCCAGCGCTTGCCGCTGCAAGTTGTTGCGCGCTTGACTATCTTGAAATCGGTGGCGCATTACGCTGAACGGCTGACCTGCATCCTGCGGGCGTGCCAAACCGAGAACAAGGAATCTCCCATGAAAGCTTTGCATTTTCTGTTGCCGCTCGCAGCACTGCTGGCAGCTACTCCATCGTTTGCCGAAGACGGCACGGATACCGATTTGCGCTGTGGCACCAATCTGGTTGAAACCGGAGCAGCCAAGGCTGACGTTTTGAGCTGGTGCGGTGAGCCAACCAGCAAGGAAGGCGAGCAATGGGTTTACAACCGCGGCGATACCCAGCCAACCATCGTGGTCTATTTTTCAGCTGATGACACGGTAGGGCGCATCACCGCGCTGCCAATGGACTGA
- a CDS encoding hydroxymethylglutaryl-CoA reductase, giving the protein MARAESIPRDKDNNYSEEQARRRRTFITEKTGAELPSLASYSIDPQVTQGNIENFIGCVQMPLGLAGPIHITGEHARGDFYIPMATTEGTLLASYSRGMRAISESGGVKTTVVKHSMQRAPVFLFADAMQAREFGAWLVSRFDAIKAAAETTTRSGKLFEIEQYPVANMLYTRFCYTTGDAAGQNMTSKATFAACEWIKANHPDQPRYILSGAIDTDKKHSAMNMIQTRGKRVIAEFTLKREVARDLLRIDTAQLYRYRQIAAVGALQAGSAYSGAHAANGIAALFIATGQDAANVAESHGGITYGQLLENGDYYWSVTLPALICATHGGGTGLPSQRECLQILGCVGTGKADKLAEIIAAVVLAGDVSLTSAVLAGDWVSSHDALGRNR; this is encoded by the coding sequence ATGGCCCGTGCAGAATCGATCCCGCGCGACAAGGACAACAACTACAGTGAAGAACAGGCCAGACGCCGGCGTACCTTCATCACCGAAAAAACCGGCGCCGAACTGCCCAGCCTCGCCAGCTACAGCATTGATCCGCAAGTGACCCAGGGCAATATCGAGAACTTCATCGGCTGCGTACAGATGCCGCTGGGCCTGGCCGGACCGATACATATCACCGGTGAGCATGCGCGTGGCGACTTCTACATTCCCATGGCCACCACCGAGGGCACCCTGCTGGCCAGCTACAGCCGTGGCATGCGCGCCATCAGCGAAAGCGGCGGGGTGAAGACCACGGTGGTCAAGCATTCCATGCAGCGCGCCCCGGTATTCCTGTTCGCCGATGCAATGCAGGCCCGCGAATTCGGTGCCTGGCTGGTCAGCCGGTTCGACGCGATCAAGGCCGCCGCCGAAACCACCACGCGCAGCGGCAAGCTGTTCGAAATCGAGCAGTACCCGGTGGCCAACATGCTCTACACGCGCTTCTGCTACACCACCGGCGATGCCGCCGGGCAGAACATGACCAGCAAGGCGACCTTTGCCGCCTGCGAATGGATCAAGGCCAACCATCCGGATCAGCCACGCTACATCCTCTCCGGCGCCATCGACACCGACAAGAAACACTCGGCGATGAACATGATCCAGACCCGCGGCAAGCGGGTGATTGCCGAGTTCACCCTGAAGCGCGAAGTGGCCCGCGACCTGCTGCGCATCGATACCGCACAGCTCTATCGCTACCGGCAGATTGCCGCTGTCGGCGCCTTGCAGGCCGGCTCGGCCTACAGCGGCGCGCACGCCGCCAATGGCATTGCTGCGCTGTTCATTGCCACCGGTCAGGATGCCGCCAACGTGGCCGAATCCCACGGCGGCATCACCTACGGCCAGCTATTGGAGAATGGCGATTACTACTGGTCGGTAACGCTACCGGCGCTGATCTGTGCCACCCACGGCGGCGGCACCGGCCTGCCGAGCCAGCGCGAGTGTCTGCAGATACTTGGCTGTGTCGGCACCGGCAAAGCCGACAAGCTGGCGGAGATCATTGCTGCAGTGGTGCTGGCCGGCGATGTCTCGCTGACCTCGGCGGTGCTGGCCGGCGACTGGGTAAGCAGCCACGATGCCCTGGGACGCAACCGCTGA
- a CDS encoding formate/nitrite transporter family protein, whose protein sequence is MDNPLASMDAYAPKEIALKIETMGVSKANADSLTVFVLALLAGAFISLAALLFTVVITDSQLGFGVTRLLGGLGFCLGLVLVIVAGAELFTGNNLLAMAWASRRISSRALLRNWVLSYLGNVLGCLGTVALVLLADSAAMGNGAVGETALAIARGKGELSLLETFSRGILCNALVCMAVWLAMGGHSVTDKILAVIFPVMAFVALGFEHSIANWFFLPFAMLLDAQSSISPGAAAGNLLAATAGNIVGGTLLVAGVYWLAYLRNGHG, encoded by the coding sequence GTGGACAATCCGCTTGCATCGATGGATGCCTATGCCCCGAAAGAAATTGCCCTGAAAATCGAGACGATGGGTGTCAGCAAGGCCAATGCCGACTCACTGACAGTCTTTGTGCTGGCGTTATTGGCCGGTGCCTTCATCTCACTGGCAGCCCTGTTGTTCACCGTAGTGATCACCGACAGCCAGCTGGGCTTTGGTGTCACACGCTTGCTCGGCGGACTGGGTTTCTGCCTGGGGCTGGTGCTGGTGATAGTCGCAGGCGCCGAGCTGTTTACCGGCAACAACCTGCTGGCCATGGCCTGGGCCAGCAGGCGCATCAGTTCACGGGCTTTGCTGCGTAACTGGGTGCTGTCCTATCTGGGCAATGTGCTCGGTTGTCTGGGCACGGTGGCGCTGGTATTGCTGGCGGATAGCGCTGCCATGGGCAATGGCGCGGTGGGTGAAACAGCGTTGGCGATTGCCCGTGGCAAAGGCGAGCTGAGCCTGCTGGAAACCTTCAGTCGCGGCATCCTGTGCAATGCGCTGGTGTGCATGGCGGTCTGGCTGGCGATGGGTGGACACAGTGTCACCGACAAGATTCTTGCGGTGATCTTCCCGGTGATGGCCTTTGTCGCGCTGGGTTTCGAGCACTCGATCGCCAACTGGTTCTTTTTACCCTTTGCCATGCTGCTGGATGCGCAAAGCTCGATTTCCCCGGGCGCTGCCGCCGGCAATCTGCTGGCGGCTACGGCAGGCAATATAGTCGGGGGAACCTTGCTGGTGGCCGGCGTCTACTGGCTGGCCTATCTGCGCAACGGCCACGGCTGA
- a CDS encoding NADP-dependent oxidoreductase — MTAQINRQFLLARRPLGLPDRETFSYAETAVGEPAEGEILVRNEYLSLDPAMRGWMNDAKSYIPPVGIGEVMRALGVGKVVASRHADFAVGDYVNGALGVQDYFLGKPKGFYKVDPSRAPLPLYLSALGMTGMTAYFALLDVGQPKAGETVVISGAAGAVGSIAGQIAKLKGCRVVGIAGGAAKCKTLIDEFGFDGAIDYKNEDVSAGLKRECPKGVDVYFDNVGGDILDAVLTRLAHKARVVLCGAISQYNNKQAVKGPANYLSLLVNSARMEGMVVMSYAPRFAEAAQEMGGWLASGKIKSKEDIVEGLQTFPETLLKLFSGENLGKLVLKVD; from the coding sequence ATGACTGCGCAAATCAACCGTCAGTTTCTGCTAGCCCGCCGCCCGCTGGGTCTGCCTGACCGGGAAACCTTCAGTTATGCAGAAACTGCCGTGGGCGAGCCCGCTGAAGGCGAGATTCTGGTTCGCAACGAATATCTGTCGCTCGACCCGGCCATGCGTGGCTGGATGAACGATGCCAAGTCCTACATTCCACCGGTCGGGATCGGTGAGGTAATGCGCGCGCTCGGCGTCGGCAAGGTAGTCGCGTCCAGGCATGCCGACTTTGCCGTGGGTGATTACGTCAACGGCGCACTGGGCGTGCAGGATTACTTTCTGGGCAAGCCAAAAGGGTTCTACAAGGTCGACCCGAGTCGCGCGCCGCTGCCCTTGTATCTGTCGGCGCTGGGTATGACCGGCATGACCGCCTATTTCGCGTTGCTCGATGTGGGGCAGCCGAAAGCCGGTGAAACCGTGGTGATTTCCGGAGCGGCCGGTGCGGTTGGCAGCATTGCCGGGCAGATCGCCAAGCTCAAGGGCTGTCGCGTGGTGGGTATTGCCGGTGGTGCGGCCAAGTGCAAAACACTGATCGACGAGTTCGGCTTCGACGGTGCCATCGACTATAAAAACGAAGATGTCAGCGCCGGCCTCAAACGCGAATGCCCCAAGGGTGTCGATGTGTATTTCGATAATGTCGGTGGTGACATCCTCGACGCGGTGCTCACCCGGCTGGCGCACAAGGCCCGGGTGGTGCTGTGTGGCGCGATCAGCCAGTACAACAACAAGCAGGCGGTCAAGGGGCCGGCAAACTATCTGAGCCTGCTGGTCAACAGTGCGCGCATGGAAGGCATGGTGGTGATGAGTTATGCGCCGCGTTTTGCCGAGGCCGCACAGGAGATGGGTGGCTGGCTGGCCAGCGGCAAGATCAAGAGCAAGGAAGACATTGTCGAAGGGCTGCAGACCTTCCCGGAAACCCTGTTGAAACTCTTCAGTGGCGAGAATCTTGGCAAACTGGTTCTGAAAGTTGACTGA
- a CDS encoding exodeoxyribonuclease VII small subunit: protein MARKKSTPDFEQSLAELQALVERLENGELSLEDSLTTFEQGIRLSRECQTALQQAEQKVQILLEHDGELAEAPFSPDADA from the coding sequence ATGGCCCGCAAGAAAAGCACACCCGATTTCGAACAATCCCTGGCTGAACTGCAAGCGCTGGTAGAGCGCCTTGAGAATGGCGAGCTGTCCCTTGAGGACTCCCTGACCACCTTCGAGCAAGGCATCCGCCTCAGTCGCGAGTGCCAGACGGCGCTGCAACAGGCCGAGCAGAAAGTACAGATTCTGCTGGAACACGACGGCGAGCTGGCCGAGGCACCCTTCAGCCCGGATGCTGATGCATGA
- the ispA gene encoding (2E,6E)-farnesyl diphosphate synthase, translating into MIAGYQQRCQARVDAALEPLFHAPRTDLQPLYAAMRYSVFNGGKRIRPLLVYAACEALEGQPQQADAAACAVELIHAYSLVHDDLPAMDDDDLRRGQPTTHKAFDEATAILAGDALQSLAFEVLADPQLNAHEAETRLAMLGSLSRAAGPAGMVGGQAIDLGAVGKQLDQQALEQMHRHKTGALIEASVVLGALASGKADPVSLKALQRYAAAIGLAFQVQDDILDVESDTATLGKRQGADIARDKPTYPALLGMPAAKAYALELCEQALHALRPLGSSAEALRDLARFIVQRRS; encoded by the coding sequence ATGATTGCAGGCTATCAACAGCGCTGTCAGGCCCGCGTCGATGCCGCTCTGGAACCGCTTTTCCACGCCCCACGCACAGACCTGCAACCGCTCTATGCCGCCATGCGCTACAGCGTGTTCAACGGTGGCAAGCGCATTCGCCCGCTGCTGGTCTATGCCGCCTGCGAGGCACTCGAAGGCCAACCGCAACAGGCCGATGCCGCCGCCTGCGCGGTCGAGCTGATTCATGCCTATTCACTGGTACATGACGATCTGCCGGCCATGGACGACGACGACCTGCGCCGCGGCCAACCGACCACACACAAGGCCTTTGATGAAGCCACTGCCATTCTCGCCGGTGATGCCCTGCAAAGTCTGGCGTTTGAAGTGCTGGCCGATCCGCAACTGAACGCCCACGAAGCCGAAACCCGCCTGGCCATGCTCGGCAGCCTCAGCCGCGCAGCCGGCCCGGCCGGCATGGTCGGCGGCCAGGCGATTGACCTTGGCGCAGTCGGCAAACAGCTCGACCAGCAGGCACTGGAACAGATGCACCGGCACAAAACCGGCGCGCTGATCGAGGCCAGCGTGGTACTCGGCGCCCTGGCCAGCGGCAAGGCCGATCCGGTCAGTCTGAAGGCCTTGCAGCGCTATGCCGCTGCGATCGGTCTGGCGTTCCAGGTGCAGGACGACATTCTCGACGTGGAAAGTGACACCGCGACGCTGGGCAAACGCCAGGGCGCCGATATTGCCAGAGACAAACCGACCTACCCTGCCCTGCTCGGCATGCCCGCTGCCAAGGCCTATGCACTCGAACTCTGCGAACAGGCGTTGCATGCCCTGCGTCCGCTGGGCAGCAGCGCGGAAGCGTTGCGCGATCTGGCGCGGTTTATCGTGCAGCGCCGCAGCTAG
- the dnaB gene encoding replicative DNA helicase, translated as MNDISIPEQYDLETSALKVPPHSIEAEQGVLGGLMLDNNAWERVLDQVSDGDFYRHDHRLIFRAIKKLADRNHPFDVVTLSEQLDKEGQLAQVGGLSYLGELAKNTPSVANIKAYAQIIRERATLRQLIGVSNDIASSAYAPQGRSGNEVLDEAERMIFQIAEARPKSGGPVFVNDLLTKTIDRIDTLFNSDGGITGISTGFTDLDEKTSGLQPADLIIVAGRPSMGKTTFAMNLVESAVLRGDKAVLVYSLEMPGDSLIMRMISSLGRIDQTKVRNGRLDEDDWPRLTSAVNLLKDRKLFIDDTAGISPSEMRARTRRLVREHGELGLIMVDYLQLMQLGGKGGENRTNEISEISRSLKGLAKEFNCPVVALSQLNRSLEQRPNKRPVNSDLRESGAIEQDADVIMFVYRDEVYNPETEYKGVAEIIIGKQRNGPIGAIKLAFLGKYTRFDNLAPGSYQFDEE; from the coding sequence ATGAACGATATCAGCATCCCCGAGCAATACGACCTGGAGACTTCCGCGCTCAAGGTGCCGCCGCACTCGATCGAGGCGGAGCAGGGCGTGCTGGGTGGTCTGATGCTCGACAACAATGCCTGGGAGCGGGTGCTCGATCAGGTCTCCGATGGCGACTTCTACCGGCATGATCACCGCCTGATCTTTCGGGCGATTAAAAAGCTGGCGGACCGCAATCACCCGTTTGACGTGGTCACCCTGTCCGAGCAACTGGACAAGGAAGGCCAGCTGGCGCAGGTTGGTGGTCTGTCCTATCTGGGCGAGCTGGCAAAAAACACCCCGTCGGTGGCCAACATCAAGGCCTACGCGCAGATCATCCGCGAGCGCGCCACGTTGCGGCAGTTGATCGGCGTCAGTAACGATATCGCCAGCAGCGCCTATGCCCCGCAGGGCCGCAGCGGCAATGAAGTGCTCGATGAAGCCGAGCGCATGATCTTCCAGATCGCCGAAGCCCGGCCCAAATCCGGCGGCCCGGTCTTCGTCAACGATTTGCTGACCAAGACCATTGACCGCATCGATACCCTGTTCAACAGCGACGGCGGCATCACGGGCATCAGCACCGGTTTCACCGATCTGGACGAGAAGACCAGTGGCCTGCAACCGGCTGATCTGATCATCGTTGCCGGGCGACCTTCGATGGGTAAAACCACCTTTGCCATGAATCTGGTGGAGAGTGCGGTACTGCGCGGCGACAAGGCGGTGCTGGTGTACTCGCTGGAAATGCCCGGCGACTCATTGATCATGCGGATGATCTCCTCGCTCGGGCGTATCGACCAGACCAAGGTGCGCAACGGCCGGCTCGATGAAGACGACTGGCCGCGGCTGACCTCGGCCGTCAATCTGCTCAAGGACCGCAAGCTGTTCATCGACGACACGGCGGGTATTTCGCCGTCGGAGATGCGTGCGCGTACCCGGCGCCTGGTGCGCGAGCACGGCGAACTGGGGCTGATCATGGTCGACTACCTGCAGCTGATGCAGCTGGGCGGCAAGGGCGGCGAAAACCGCACCAACGAGATTTCCGAAATCTCCCGGTCGCTGAAGGGGCTGGCCAAGGAATTCAATTGTCCGGTGGTGGCGCTGTCGCAGCTCAACCGCTCGCTGGAACAGCGACCGAACAAGCGTCCGGTGAACTCCGACTTGCGTGAGTCGGGGGCGATCGAGCAGGACGCCGATGTGATCATGTTTGTTTACCGCGACGAGGTATACAACCCGGAAACCGAGTACAAGGGCGTTGCCGAAATCATCATCGGCAAGCAGCGGAACGGCCCGATCGGTGCGATCAAACTGGCCTTCCTCGGCAAGTACACGCGGTTTGATAATCTGGCGCCGGGCAGCTACCAGTTTGACGAAGAGTAA
- the rplI gene encoding 50S ribosomal protein L9, producing the protein MEVILLEKIANLGNLGDKVNVKAGYGRNYLLPQRKAAAATAENVAAFELRRAELEKAAAAKKAEAEARAAQLTELQITISAVAGEEGKLFGSIGTHDIADAITAAGVEVEKSEVRMPNGTIRHLGEFDVDVHLHTDVEAIVKVIVVAA; encoded by the coding sequence ATGGAAGTCATTCTGCTGGAAAAAATCGCCAACCTGGGCAACCTGGGCGACAAAGTGAATGTCAAGGCCGGTTACGGTCGTAACTACCTGCTGCCGCAACGCAAGGCTGCCGCCGCTACTGCGGAAAACGTCGCTGCTTTTGAATTGCGTCGTGCCGAGCTGGAAAAAGCAGCTGCCGCGAAGAAGGCTGAAGCCGAAGCTCGCGCTGCCCAGCTGACCGAGCTGCAGATCACCATTTCTGCGGTAGCCGGTGAAGAAGGCAAGCTGTTCGGTTCGATCGGTACGCATGATATTGCTGATGCCATCACCGCTGCCGGCGTTGAAGTAGAGAAAAGCGAAGTACGTATGCCGAACGGCACTATCCGTCACCTTGGCGAGTTTGATGTTGATGTGCATCTGCACACCGATGTTGAAGCAATCGTCAAAGTGATCGTGGTGGCTGCTTAA